A genomic segment from Nicotiana sylvestris chromosome 1, ASM39365v2, whole genome shotgun sequence encodes:
- the LOC104216336 gene encoding probable galacturonosyltransferase-like 6 — protein sequence MKLNSKKGSQEDHNTEDKMTCFTEISSLMITISIVIILAYPFLQSSPPTEATKSSNSNHDPLFSYRQSPHFKNSPKCATFPTNSISKKICNPSLVHISMTLDTKFLRGSVAAIHSILRHSHCPENLFFHFISSDSTNLEPHLEKIFPSLAFKIYYFNPGIVRNKISSTIREALEHPLNYARNYLAELLEPCVERVIYLDSDIILVDDISNLWKTSLGSRTVGSPEYCHANITNYFTPKFWSHKKFFRVFRGRRPCYFNTGVMVIDLSKWRKYKYTRKLERWMKIQRGHRIYELGSLPPFLLVFGGKIAPIHQKWNQHGLGGDNLSGSCRNIHGGPVSLLHWSGGGKPWLRLDSANSCPLDEIWARYDLHAPPM from the exons ATGAAACTCAACTCTAAGAAGGGAAGCCAAGAAGATCATAATACAGAAGACAAAATGACTTGTTTTACTGAAATTTCAAGTTTGATGATCACTATTTCAATTGTGATCATTTTAGCCTATCCTTTTCTACAATCTTCCCCTCCTACAGAAGCAACAAAATCATCTAATTCAAATCATGATCCTTTGTTCAGCTATAGACAATCACCTCATTTCAAGAACTCACCTAAATGTGCAACATTTCCCACAAATTCTATTAGCAAAAAAATCTGCAATCCTTCTTTAGTCCATATTTCCATGACCCTTGACACTAAATTTCTCCGCGGCTCGGTTGCTGCAATTCATTCAATCCTTCGACATTCTCACTGCCCAGAAAATCTTTTCTTCCATTTTATTTCCTCAGATAGTACAAATCTTGAACCCCACTTGGAAAAAATCTTCCCTTCATTGGCATTCAAGATTTACTATTTCAATCCAGGGATTGTGCGGAACAAGATTTCTTCTACCATAAGGGAAGCACTTGAACATCCATTGAATTATGCAAGGAATTACTTAGCTGAACTCTTAGAGCCTTGTGTTGAAAGAGTCATATACTTGGATTCTGATATCATTTTAGTTGATGACATTTCCAATCTGTGGAAAACAAGTCTTGGATCAAGAACTGTGGGATCACCTGAGTACTGCCATGCTAATATCACCAATTATTTTACTCCTAAATTTTGGTCTCACAAGAAGTTTTTTCGTGTATTCCGTGGCCGGAGACCTTGTTACTTCAACACAG GTGTGATGGTGATTGATTTGAGTAAATGGAGAAAGTACAAATACACAAGGAAACTAGAAAGATGGATGAAGATTCAGAGAGGTCATAGAATATATGAGCTTGGTTCATTGCCACCATTTTTATTGGTGTTTGGAGGGAAGATAGCACCAATACACCAAAAATGGAACCAACATGGACTAGGAGGGGATAATTTGAGTGGAAGTTGCAGAAATATACATGGTGGTCCTGTTAGTTTGTTGCATTGGAGCGGAGGTGGCAAACCTTGGCTAAGGCTTGATTCGGCAAATTCTTGCCCTCTCGACGAAATCTGGGCTCGCTATGACTTGCATGCACCTCCTATGTGA